The Halomonas qaidamensis genome includes the window GTCGCGGCAGTTACCCTATTGAAGTTGGCATTGCCCGTGCCGACGGTAGCTGCTGTGCGTTTCTTATTCAGCCGCTGGATGAGTGGGTACATTGGGATCCCAAAGCTGAGCTTTTGCACGGCATTTCCCGTGAGCGTTTACAGCGAGAGGGCTATCCTGTACGCCAAGTGGCACATTGGTTAAATGACGAACTCCGTGAACTTGGAAAGGCCTACAGCGACAGCTGGGGCTATGACAATACGTGGTTGTCGCTGCTGTTTCATCATGCGGGGATGCTGCCGCGCTTTCGTTTAGAGGCATTACGTATTTTGCTCAGCGAAGAGCAGCAAGCGCTATGGAGCAGCACAAAAGAAGCCGTCATCGCTGAGCGTGGTATCCATCGTCATCGCGCTGGTGAAGATGCACGTCTGTTACAACTCACCTATCAACGTACGCTTGTGCTGACGGAAGACGCTAAGCGCTAATCGGCTGCTTTTTAATGCCGCTGTCAGAGAAGCACATTATAGTGCCTATCTTTTTAGGCCAAACTAAGTTGGGCTTCTAATGCAGCCAATAGTTGGCTAGGTGTGGATGCATCCATCAACATATCGCGGGTCGTTTGAGCTAAGAAGCCGTGGCTGACGGTGCTGTCCAAAAAGGTAAGAAGTGGGGCATAAAAACCATCGGTATCAAGTAGACCCATGGGTTTGTCGTGAAGCCCTAAATAGCCCCAGGTCCAAATTTCAAACAGTTCCTCAAACGTACCTATCCCGCCAGGTAAGGCAATAAAAGCATCAGCGTTGGCCGCCATAGTGGCTTTGCGTTCGTGCATATTTGGCACGCGTATGAGTTCCGTTAAACCAAAGTGTGCCTGCTCGCGCTCGACAAGGTGGTCTGGCATTACACCAATTACCTTGCCGCCTGCTTCCAGCGTCGCGTTAGCAAGCTCACCCATTAAACCGATGCGCGCACCACCATAAACAAGGGTATGGCCGCGGTCTGCAATGGCAGTGCCAAGCGTATTGGCGGCCTGGCGAAAAGCGGTTGTATTTCCTTCTCGCGAGCCGAGATATACACAAATTCGTGCCATAGTAAGCATCCTTATTACTGATCAGCTGCTGATGAGTAAGCGGTTAATGTTAAGCCGTTAGTGAGAGGAGTGTTAACTTAGGCAGCGCTGAACATCGTAGTGTTCGTCCATCCATTGTCCGATGACGTTATTGCCGCATAAATGGTGAGCATATTGAGTATGCAGGCAGCGAACCTGTTGCCAGTTGCTAATGCCGCCGACGCCGCGTTCGGTCAGCACGTCGGTATAACCTAACTGAGTGACCTCATCCCGCTGTGCATCGCTCATATATGCCCAGCGTGCTTTAACGTAATCACGATGGCTTTGCTGGTAAGCGTCTAGAAATTCGGGCTCCTCCTGAAGGCGTTGTTCTAGTGACTTAATGACACCAACGGCTTCAATGCGGGAAATTTCGATTTTCAACAGATCAGAGCATAGCCAGTAAAGAGTTGGAAACGGTTTGCCATCGACAATGGGGGCCATGCGCAGCACTAGCGGAGTGCCTTTAGTGTCGGTCGCAGCAACGGCTTCAATACCGCGCGGGGCACGTCCAAGTTGTTGAGTGATAATAGCTAGCTGGCGCTCATTGGGCGCCTGGTCGGTACGAATTACCATTGCGGTGATGTCTCACTTTCGGTCATCTTGGACAAACTTATTTGAGCGGCCAACGGCGCGGAAAAAACAACGGTTTAACTGCTCGGGGGTGGCAACATAACGCCACTTCTCTTCGCAGTATTCTGCAGCTCGCGCCATTAATACATCATAAAGTCGGTTGAACGGGGCATCATAATCGTAGGGGTCTGCGCCGAACAAGCGGATATGCGGGTAGTCAGCAAAGCGATCTATAAAGTAGCGCTCAAGGTCGGCTTCAACGGCGCGATGCTGCGCCGTATTGTCAGGGTCGATCCAAAGGTTATAACGGATTGCCATGAAAATCTCCCAGCGCCCCGCCAAGCAGAGGGTGTCTTAAGCAGGCGTTGGCGCGCTGTGTAAGTGGGCGGATAGCGCATCGCGCAACTCGCCTTCAATAGGGACCGCGCGTTTTTCATGATGGTCGTATTGTACCAGTACGGTATGCCCTAGATTAGTAAGCGTACCATGCTGCCGGGCTTCTTGAGTCACTGTAAACGAGCTGGTACCTAAACGCGTCAAGTAGGTACGTAGTTCGATGTCGTGGCCGTAGAACAGTTCAGCGCGATAGTCGACTTCCATCCGGGCCATAATCAAGCGCCACTGTTTGGGGTTGAGGTCTGGCGTAAACAACCTGAATAAGTCGTTACGTGCTAGCTCAAACCAAGCGGGCAGACGGGTATTGTTAATATGGCCTAGGGCATCGGTGTCGTAAAAAGCCGGCTCAATCATACGGGTGAACATCAGGGTATCCTTATTGTTTGTTAGCTTGTTTATTCGCCATTTAGGCTAATCAGAATTACCCCTAGCGAGCGCTTGGTCAAGTAGCACGACGCTGATACCAAGCGGTTAATTGCATCCATCCCAGCAACCATAGGGTCGCGGCAGCAAAGCCTGCCAATGTGCCCCACAAAAGCCCTAGTGTGTTGTACGTATAGGAAACACATAGCGTATAACTCAGCAGCGAACCCAGCCCTATTGGGTAGTGTTTGATAACCGTTGCTACGGGAGCCACCCCATGATTGAGGTGCAGGATAAGCAAAAATGGCAGCATCGTGACAGGAAAGGCCGCCAATGTCCCTGCCCAAGCGGGTGGTAGCCAGTGTGCAAGTCGTGTAATCACGAAAATAATGACGGTGGCCAAACAGGCGCGCGCCGCTAAGGCGGATAGTGAAAAAGCACGACTGGCAGGGCTCTTTACATCAGGAATAGTGCGGAATAACACACTAAACACGGCGATGGCACATAGGGTCACAAGAGTGCCACTTAAACGCGTAAAACTGAATTGAGCAAGCACCGTGCTGACCGCGAACCATGCGATAAAGCCGCCGAATAAACCGCCCACAACGCCTTTAAATCCTGGTTGTCGGCCTGCCACCAAATAGCCAGCCCCAAGTGCCATTGTTGCAGTAAACCCAGCGAGTGTATGCACTGCGCTTTGGGTCGCAAAAAGAGGGGAAATTTCTAAACCAATAAAAAACAGGGCTAACGCCGTTCCAAGCGGATAGCCCGCTAACAGACCCGCTATACGTGGGCTGGCGCGCACTGCAATAGCGCCTAGCCCTAGTACCATGCTAATTGATAGGCCTAGTTTCGCCAGCTGCCAAGTGAGAGGAACCTCTATCATGGAGTGTTTTCCTTGCGGCTATTAAACCGTTACTATTGTTGTACAGTTGTTTGATCGACCTGCTTTGGCGCTACCGCTATTTAACTAATACCAGTTTACTATTAACAGACTAACTATTGCCTGTATGAGAGGCTGTTTCTCCCGTGACGCGATCAATCGATTCACGCACACACGCGCTTTCCCCACCTCCCAAGCCTGCCGGCTGTGAGCTGTGCCAGCGGGCGTCGCCACTGACCAAACACCACTTAATACCGCGCACCCTGCATAACAAGCCGCGTTATCAAAAACGTTACAGCCGTGAAGAGCGTCTAACCGCGATAGTGTGGCTTTGCCACCCGTGTCATAAGCATATACATCGTCTGTATAGCGAGCGCGAGTTAGCAGATCGTTTTGCCAGTCTAGAAGCGCTAATGAGTGATGATGACATACGCGCGTTTGTCGATTGGCTAGCCACCAAGCCCGCAGGCTTTAAGCCAAAGTCGTCGGTGCGCAAGCGCCATTAACTGCCCCAGCGCCAACTACACTAAGCGGAGCCCTTGTTGATCACGCCAGGCAGCTTCCAAGGCATTTTCTAGCGGCGCTTTTAGATGGGTTGGCAGTGCATCATGCGCAGCTTGAAGTGTCTCAAATGACCGATTACGTAGCCAACAGTAGGCCCAAGCACAGGCTTCGGCGTCGCTTTGCGGGGTGGGACGAGCTGGCATTTGGTTGAGCAAAAACACCGCAGTGCGTGGTGCCCAAAGTGGCATTTCGCCTTGCTCGTCGAGACTCCACTGCTCAAGTGTGGCACCGCTTGGCGTTGCATCTGGAGTACCTAACTTTGCGACCCGTGCCGTTTCAGCCAAAATAAGCGCTAGTTGATCAGTGTCGGCTTGGCCGAGCGAACGCCACTGCCGCAACAACGCAGAAAGCCCGGCGCGCATCTTGGTATAAAAGTCATCTTGCGGCATGCTCAGTCGTTACTCCCGAGAAGATAAGTGAGATCAGTTATGGCGTTTGATTTTGTCACGCCCATTGAAAGGCGCTCTCCCAAAGGGCGCGCTTCCAAAGGGCATTATGCCTCGCAAAAGTGGCACCGCTACGATGCAAATGTACTGCCGTTGTGGGTAGCGGATATGGACTTTCGCTCACCGCAGGCGGTGATTGATGCGCTACATGACCGCGTTGAGCACGGTGTCTATGGCTATGGTGAAGTGCCTGCTACATTAACAGATACTCTTTGCCAATGGAGCGCTCGCCACTATGGATGGTCTATTCAACCCGAATGGCAGCAGTGGCTGCCAGGGGTTGTGCCTGCGTTGCACTTTGCAGCCATGGCGCTAACCAAACCTGGTGACGGAATCCTCACGATTGCCCCGATTTACCCACCATTCCTGGCTGTTGCCGAGCGCACAGGACGGCAGGCCCAGCAAGCGATGTTAGCTGAGCCGACCACCCCTGGCGAGCCTTGGCAGTTGGATATTGACGCGTTAGAAGCCGCAATAACACCGCAAACCCGCCTGTTGCTGTGGTGTCATCCGCATAACCCAACAGGGCGCGTATGGAGTGATCATGAGCTGACCAAGTTGGCCTCGGTCATTGAGCGGCATGACTTATGGGTCGTCTCTGATGAGTTGCACTGCGATCTGCTGTTAAACGAGGGAGCTTCTCATCGCCCCTTGGCTGTCATGTTCCCTGAACTGGCCAAACGAATCATTACGCTGTGGGCGCCGTCAAAAACGTTCAATCTTGCGGGGCTGACCAGTGCCTGTGGGGTAATCCCGGATGCTGCGCTGCGTAAGCGCTTTGCGGCGGCCACAAAAGGCTTTTTGCCGGACGGAAATGTGTTGGGGCTAGTGGCGGCTGAAACGGCTTACCGCGAAGGTGAGCCATGGCGTCAGGCGCTGTTAGCAGTGCTGCGAGAGCATCGCGCTACGCTGCAAGCGCGAGTAGCGCTATGGCCTGGGGTGACCATGAGCGCGCCGGAATCCACCTACCTTGCGTGGCTGGATATGCGCGCAGCAGGGCTAGGCGATTCGCCCGCCAAGGCGTTATTGGAGCGGGCGGGCGTAGCGCTTTCTGATGGGGCGGCGTTTGGCTGCCCTGGTTTCGTGCGGCTTAATTTTGGAACCACCGCTTCTCAGTTAGAAGCGGCATTGGCGCGCATGGATGCGTTGTTAAAAGTCTGATCAGTACGAATCAGTACGAATTCATCAGTACAGCAGAGCAAATAGCTTGCGCCGATAGGTAACGGTTAGCGGATGATCGGCACCCAGAGCGTCGAAGACTTGCAGTAAGGTTTTACGGGCCGCGTCGTCGTTATAGGCGCGGTCATCCTTCATCAAGCCCAGTAGCCCCTCAAGGCCGGCTTCGTAATGGCTATCGGCAACTTGACGCAGAGCACGCTGATACCGCGCCTCACTGTCGTTGCGATCACCTAACGCGGCGATGTCTTCGACAGAGAGTGCCTGCTCGCTAAATTCGATGCTGGCTCGTACGCCGCGGGCGGGTGCCGCATCGCGCTCTTCAGGGGGTAAATTGTCGAGCACGCTGCGGGCATCATCGCCGCGTTTCTCAGCCACCAGTGCACGTGCAAGGCCAATCTGATAGGCGTAGTGCTCAGGATACTGGCTAATTAAGGTTTGATAGATTTCGCGCGCGCCTGCTGCATCGCCCGCTGCTAATGCCTCTTCGGCTTGATCTTCTGGACTAGGCGGTGCTTCACCTGGGGCAGGGAAGTAACGGTTTAACCACTCGCGCACTTCCTTTTCAGGTAATACGCCTTGGAAACTATCGACCAAACCACCTTGGCTAACGAGCTTAACATCGGGTGCTGAGCGTACGCCTAACTGACTAGCGATTTCCGGATTAACGTCAATATCCAGTTTGCCAAGCAGGAAGGCACCCGCGTACTCAACGGCTAACTTTTCCAACACCAATAGCAGGGCATTGCCACTGGCGTTTGAAGGCGAATAACAGCCCAGTAGCACGGGCACTTGCATTGATGCTTCAAGCACTTGCTGAATATTGCCAGCGTTAAGCTCAATAATCACTTCTTCGGGTGTCACGGAAGGGCGAGCTGTGCCCGCTTCTTCGTTGCCGGTATTAGCGGGTTCCGTAGTTAACGGATTGCCGGTACGGGGGTCAATAATGGACATGGCTAAGCTCTGCATCGCTTGAAAAGGATTACTACATGATATGCAGGCAATAGAAGAAGGATTCAAGGAAACGAAGGCAAATAAAGTAAGGCAGGTCGATGATCATTGGTACAGAAGCATCATGATGAAACGTAAATGCTCGCCAACTTGGCTACCCCTTTTGGCTAGTGGCAAAACGTCGCAGGTGTTTTTATATCTTTTCAGCTACTCTAATCGCATGAGGTTATTTGCTTAGAGGTTTTTGTTATGAAAAATAGTATGAATTATAGGTCTGGGTTTTCCTTTCGTGGGGCAGCTCTGGTCACGCTAGCAGGCTTAGCCATGAGTATGGCCACTATCGCTCAAGGGGAAGAAGCAGAAGCCTATCGAGAAACACAGCTTGGTTTGTATGTAACAGCCAAAGAAGCTTATGACTTATTACAGCAAGACGAGAATGCACTGTTAATTGATGTGCGTGATCCTGTCGAAATCAAATTCACAGGGTTTGCCGCTCCTACTGATATTCATGTGCCTTGGGTGCTAGCAGACCGCTCTGAATTCGACGCAGATAAAAAGACATGGCCTATGGTGCGCAACCCTGATTTTGCTGAACAAATTAAAGCTGCACTTGAAGCGCATCAAGCAAACGACGATACCCCCATCATTGTGATGTGCCGTTCAGGAGCAACACGCAGTGCACCAGCCGCTGATCTCATTGCAGAAATGGGGTTTTCAGACGTGTACTCCGTCAGCGATGGCTTTGAGGGTGGCACGCTGGCTGAAGGCGATTCAAAAGGCGTGAGAGCACGTGATGGTTGGCGTAATTCGGGGCTGCCCTGGAGCTATGAAATTGACCCAGATGTGGCATGGCACGAATGAAAAGCGGGTAAAGACAGGCACTTTAGTCAAGATCACACCCTATAACGAAAGACAAACAACGAGCAATCTACCTTCAAGGAGATAACGATGCGTAAAACATTACTCATGTCAGGTGCATTCGCGTTAGCGCTACCCCTGGTTGCTGTTGCAGATAACCATGGTGATGAGGGCGAAAAAGCTCTAATGATTCTCACCAGTGATGCACTGCAAACCCAAACGATGGCGATGATTTTAGGCAATGCTATGCGACAGCAGGGCACAGATCTCCACATTTTATTGTGTGATGCTGCTGGTGACCTGGCCGTAGATGGCTATGAAAGCGAAGAAGCAGTAAATACCCCGCCGAGCAACCCAGCAGGGCAAGTTAAGCCAGAAGGTATGCTGAAAATGCTGATGGGCGAGGGTGTTGGTGTGGATGTCTGCGCCATTTACCTGCCTAACACCGATCACAGCGAAGAAGACCTGTTAGAAGGTGTTGGTGTGGCTGCTCCTGGCCCGATAGCTGAAATGATGCGCGACCCTGCTATTCCGGTTTACAGTTTCTAACTATTAGCGCTATCGCTCGCAATAAAAGCCGCTGTTATCGAAAGATAACGGCGGCTTTTTTATTAGTGTGGCAGCTATAAGCATGCCGCCCGACCCTTCGATGTCAATGCAACTCCCCGAAACCACCGTACTGACGGCTTGGTCTCCTTTTGCAATACAATAAGACTTAACACAGTAAAATTGTCACCATCTATGACATTCACGGCAAATGGCTTGCCCTATGCTGGCATGGATAGCGTTATTAGCATAAGAAGAGTAAAAGCTAATATAAGTAGTGCGTTTTAAATAGCGTGTTAATAGTTCTGGATCGTTTGTTAAGCTTGCTAATAAGATATGTATAACAGACGTATGTCTGTTAGCCATACGTCAATGTTATTTACGTCTTCCTCAAATTACCGTTTTCTCTGTTTCATGTTTCAACTCGATTTCTACCACGCATTTTCGCTCGATAGAGGGCTTCATCAACTCGCTGGGCGATTAATTGGGAATTTTCTTGGGGGGCTCGTTCTGCGACACCAAAACTGGCGGTGACAGTTCCAATTTTTTCAAAATGGTAGGCAGCGACTGCCTGCCTTAGCTTTTCAGCAATATTTTTAGCGGCCTCCAATTGGGTTTGCGGCAGTATTATCATGAACTCTTCTCCTCCCCACCGACCATGAAGATCAATGCCGCGAATAGTGTCATTGACTAGCTTTGTAACCGTTTTCAAAACCTCATCACCCGCGTTATGACCAAATTGATCATTGACCTGCTTGAAATGGTCGAGATCGTACATAATCAGTGAAAACGGCGTGTCGTAGCGGGCTGTGCGTTCTACCTCATACGCTAATAAACGGCTGATCTCTTGCCGGTTGGTAATGCCGGTAAGGCCGTCAGTAATCGCCATCGTACGGACACGCTCTTCAGCTAGCTTGCGCTGAGTGATATCTAACAGTATCCCTGTCCATAAAATGGAGCCATCGACTTCCTTTTTGGCTGCCGAGCGGCTCTCTATCCAGCGAATAGAGCCATCTCCGTGGAGAATGCGGAACTCTGACTGAGCGTGCGCTAACTGCTTGGCGGTTTTTTGAATATTGGCTTCTACCATCGCGGCATCTTCGGGAAGTATGCGCGACATAATGGGGGCTGCTCCTGAACGATAAAGCTCCTCTAATGAAAGGCCTCCCAGCTCGACAGCCCCTTCACTAAAGTAAGGGAAGCTGCGTGTACCCTCTGGGGTCATGCGGTATTGATAAAGTGCGCCAGGAACCTGAGAGGCGATGCTTTGAAGCAGCTCTTCTTTATGCCGCAATCGTTCTTCCGTTAGTTTGCGTTTTGTAATATCACGAGCAATGCAGAAAATCAGGTTTTCTCCCTGATAAAGAACGCTATTGTTGCTGAGTTCTACATCGATAATAGCGCCGTCTTTGCGACGTTGCTGCGTATTAAAATGTTCGCCTGAATTATCGACAGTTAGCAACATCTGCTGTAGTTCACACTGGGAAAATTGTGTATCCCAGTCCCATACATAAAGTTCTTTCATCGCTTCGACGGTATAACCGAGCATATCGGCATAACACTGGTTCACACGGTACACGCTACCATTTTGTCTGAGTACCACCATGCCATCCCCAGACTGTTCAAACAGCGCGGACCAAAGTACAGCTTCTTCTGTTGGTTTTTTCATACTTAGATTCTGAATAATAAAGACTTTAATATTTGAATAATAAAAAGAAGTTTAATCTTAAATGGACGTCATATCAGCATATTATTGACGAAGCGTGTCATTTATTACGCTTGTCAGTGTAGGCACTTTTAATTAATCATGTGAAAAAAATTGCTTATAAACTATTCAGCAACAATCATCGACAGTATTGCCTAAAGTGATTTACCACTCTCCATTATCGATACGCATCTTATCTTTGACACCATAGTTGTAGAGGTAGCACCAAGCGCTGCCATGCCGGGTCTGGAAGATCTCACGGCAATAGGTGCCTGTTAACGGAGCGTGATGGCAATACTCTTCTAGCTGGTCAAGCAATGCCAATTGGTCGCTGTTAATTGCATAGACTTCTACTAATGCACCTTGGGAGGCTTTCTGCTTCGCTCCTGGGTAGGGGCCAAGGTCATACAGTGTCAGAGCGGTCAGGTAGTCATGACCTAACAGCGCTGTGCCGCCCAACCAGTGGTGGTTGCGTTGCCCACGTTTCAAGGTGCCATATACCGCGACGCGGGGGCACCGGGCTATGTCGCGCTTTAAGTTATCCATAAGAGTGCTCTTCAATGTAACGCGACCTGAAAAGAAAGATATAGCTGCTATTCATTCATGAGTTCCTTGCTTGTCATGCTGGCGTAGAGGATAAGATGCTAAGAATAAATTATGTGGTGCCGCCTGCTTTATGGAAATTAAATGATGAAAAAATTGATTAACCGTTTGCCCATGTACGTGAAATTTGCCCTAGTACTGACGTTACCACTGCTTGCCTTGGCGTGGTTTACAGTAAACGGGGTGCTTGACCGGCAAGCGGCGGTAAAGGAACTGCAACGGCTGCAAACGATGACAGCGTTGGCACAACATGCCGGTGATTGGATACATGAAATGCAGCGTGAACGGGGTATGTCATCCGGCTATTTGGCAAGCGAAGGTGAGGCGTTTGGGGAGCGCTTGAGCCAGCAGCGTGCCGCAACCGATGTGGCTGCTGAGGCGTTTATTCAACAGCGTGAGGAACTAGACGGCAAAACGTTAAGTACAGCCGCCAGTGGCCAGCTTGATCAACTTATTCAACAGTGGCAGCGAACGGCTGAATTACGCCGTGAGGTCGATCAGTTATCCGTAGGGATGACATTAGCACTTAATCATTACACGGGTATTAACCACCAGCTGATGAGCTTAGTGGGATCACTTGCTCAGCAAACCAGTGAGGGGGAGATCAGTCGTCAACTTGCTGCGTATTTTAACCTTCTTCAAGCGAAAGATTTAGCGGGCATTGAACGTGCCATGCTATCGGCAGCGTTTAGCGCGGATGGTATGAGCTTTGAAATGCTGAACCGTTATCTCTCCTTATTGGGTGAAGAGGTTGCCTTTCTAACTGGGTTTCGCGCATTTGCTGCAGTAGAAACTCAAAAGCAGCTTGATGATGCCTTGAGCGGCCCGGAGATTGAGCGCTTGATTGAACGACGTGAGCTGGCTATCCAGCAGTACAACGTGGGCGGTTATAACGTTGATCCTAACGAATGGTTTGAGTGGCAAACTGTTAAAATAGGTCGCCTGAAAGCGCTTGAAAACAGCGTAGCCGAGGGAATAATTACAACTACAGCGGACATGCAACGTGCCGCTCAAAATGCCCTGTGGCGTTATATTATCATCTCGCTCTTAGCCACCATACTGGCTGTTGTGATGGCGATATTAATAGTGCGTACCCTGACTCGCCCTTTAACTGCCGCCCTGGCTAATATCTCTTCGCGCGGCAATGATTTAACGCAGCGGCTAGCGGTGCCGGGTTCAGACGAGCTTTCTCGACTTTACCGAGCCTTTAATGATGCTTCGGGAGATACGGAAGCGCTCATTGGAGAAATTAAGCGCAACGCGCAGTCGGTGGAGCTGGCCAGTGGTGAAATCGCCCAAGGTAACCAAGATTTAGCTCAGCGCACGGAAGAGCAATCGGCCTCGTTGGTGCAAACGGCTTCTAGCCTTGAAGAAATTACCGCCACCGTTCGTCAAACCGCTGAGAATGCCCATGAAGCGCAACGCATGACGAAGGAGGTTGCATCAGAAGCTGAAGACGCCTCCTCCATTGCGCAAAGAGCCCAGGAAGCCATGCGGCATATCCATGAATCCAGTGACCAAGTAACCACGATCATCGCGGCGATTGACAATATTGCCTTTCAAACTAATTTGTTGGCGCTGAACGCGTCTGTGGAAGCTGCCCGTGCCGGTGAGCATGGCCGTGGGTTTGCGGTTGTTGCCAGTGAAGTGCGCAAGCTAGCCAGCCGTAGTGCAGAAGAAGCGAACCAAATACGCCACTTAATTGATAACAACATCGCTAAAATTAACGAGGGCGAAAGCTTAGTAACGTCTACTAGCAGTACCTTGACGACCATTTCTGAGCGTGTTCAAAAGGTTGCACGGCTGATGGAAGAGATGGCTTCCGCTACGAATGAACAGTCCGCCGGTGTTGAGCAAATTAATAGTGCCATGGGTCAGTTAGAAGAGGTTACCCAGCAAAACGCAGCGCTTGTGGAAGAAGTCGCCGCTGCTAGCCGCTCGCTAGATGAACAAGCAGAAGAAATGTCCGGGAGAATCAGTAAGTACCACGTCGGGTCAGCCCCTTCGGAAAGCACCCCGCTTCTCAAGGCTGACTATCGTACCCAGCAGGCTTTTTAGTATCTCCTATACTCTGGGTTCATTTATTGTTTTTTAAGGTAATTTGCTATGAAAAAAAATGATTTACCCTCGGCAGCGGGCGATGTAGCGGAGCAGTATCCTGACATTTGGGAGGCTTATGCAGCGCTAGGTAAGGCCTGTGCTGAAGCTGGCCCGCTAGATGCGCGCAGCCGCCGCTTGATTAAGCTATCGCTGGCGATAGGTGCCCGTTCCGAAGGGGCGGTCCACTCCCATGTTCGCCGTGCCCTGGAGGAGGGCTTAAGCTCTGAAGAGCTTAAACAAGTCGCCATGTTGGCGATTCCTACGGCTGGGTTTCCGGCCGCTGTGGCAGCCTTGACCTGGATTGAGGATATTACCGATCCTCAGTAGCGGTTCCCCGCGATACTCGCCATGTGCGTATGTACATAAACACACAACCCGGGCCTAGGCCCGGGTTGTGTGCGTTTGTGACAGGATTGATGAACGTTGAGATTTTCCTGTTCTATAGATCTTACTGTTCTTTAGGTCTTACTGTTCTTGAGAGATTGCGTTTCGATATCTCTGTCGACAGAAGAAACATAGTACTCGTCGTCGAAGGCCCCTTCAGGTTCCTTGAGCCACACTAGGCAAATCACCCAGCTAATGAACGCGCCAGCAGCGATGATGTAGAAGAACTGCGAGGGGGTGACAAATGTAAAGATAGTCAGGTACACCACAGCACCCACGTTGCCGTAGGCACCTGCCATGCCTGAAATTTGCCCTGTGATGCGGCGTTTGATGGAGGGAATAATACCGAACGTCGCTCCTTCAGCTCCCTGCACGAAAATCGACGTGCCGATGGTCACTGCAATGGCCAGAATCAACGGCCAGCTTGAATTGAGTAATGCCATCATTAAGAAACCTACGCTAATGCCGAACATGTAGCACAGCATCACAAAACGCCGGTTACCCATGCGGTCAGACACCATAC containing:
- a CDS encoding methyl-accepting chemotaxis protein, which produces MMKKLINRLPMYVKFALVLTLPLLALAWFTVNGVLDRQAAVKELQRLQTMTALAQHAGDWIHEMQRERGMSSGYLASEGEAFGERLSQQRAATDVAAEAFIQQREELDGKTLSTAASGQLDQLIQQWQRTAELRREVDQLSVGMTLALNHYTGINHQLMSLVGSLAQQTSEGEISRQLAAYFNLLQAKDLAGIERAMLSAAFSADGMSFEMLNRYLSLLGEEVAFLTGFRAFAAVETQKQLDDALSGPEIERLIERRELAIQQYNVGGYNVDPNEWFEWQTVKIGRLKALENSVAEGIITTTADMQRAAQNALWRYIIISLLATILAVVMAILIVRTLTRPLTAALANISSRGNDLTQRLAVPGSDELSRLYRAFNDASGDTEALIGEIKRNAQSVELASGEIAQGNQDLAQRTEEQSASLVQTASSLEEITATVRQTAENAHEAQRMTKEVASEAEDASSIAQRAQEAMRHIHESSDQVTTIIAAIDNIAFQTNLLALNASVEAARAGEHGRGFAVVASEVRKLASRSAEEANQIRHLIDNNIAKINEGESLVTSTSSTLTTISERVQKVARLMEEMASATNEQSAGVEQINSAMGQLEEVTQQNAALVEEVAAASRSLDEQAEEMSGRISKYHVGSAPSESTPLLKADYRTQQAF
- a CDS encoding carboxymuconolactone decarboxylase family protein → MKKNDLPSAAGDVAEQYPDIWEAYAALGKACAEAGPLDARSRRLIKLSLAIGARSEGAVHSHVRRALEEGLSSEELKQVAMLAIPTAGFPAAVAALTWIEDITDPQ